From the genome of Papaver somniferum cultivar HN1 unplaced genomic scaffold, ASM357369v1 unplaced-scaffold_21, whole genome shotgun sequence:
TGACAATTACCAAGAAAAGTTAGTATATACTACTAATTGAAAAAGGATAAAACACTTCTGAACCTCTGTAGATAACCGCATATGCCGAACATGGACCGTCATGTCTCTCCAAATCTAACTTGGAGAACTCAAGAAGCATCAACTCCTGTCACTCCTTTCATACCTCCTTCTGGTATGAAAGTTTCCAGGGAAAGGTAATTCCCCTCGTGacagtgttgagattattagtcccacattgtctgggcaatttaagatcctgcggtttataatccttcaAGCCTCTCCACTCATCgttaattggttttgagttggatgcccatattctaacaagCAGGCTATTTGCGTCGAGTCATTGACCGCGTCTTTACTCCgcatcacccgatttattgtccacgtgttagacccaacgaggctacacgtgagggggcgtgttgagactattagtcccacattgtctgggcaatttaagatcctgcggtttataatccttcgAGCCTCTCACTTatcgccaattggttttgagttggatgcccatattctaaaaTGCAGCTAATAATCCATATTTGAGCAAgaaatatcatcatcatcttcggaCCGCGGTTCTTTCATCTTAGCTCAAAAAATATCACGCTCTTCACGATCAGTAGGCAGTACAAGCTGAAATTTTTCAGAACACAAGTTGTAAACTTGAAAATATTTCCCGTTGAACCAGTAAAGCAAAATCTGATCCGAGAAACCGAAGATGCGAGTTGGAGGTGTAGTAGTACTACCGAAGCAAAAACAGCAGGGATCTGGTGCCAGCTTACTTGACGAATTTACGCGAACATCAAAACTCTCCTCTTTAACCCAGGCTTGCTCGACTTTATCCTTCAATATGTACAAAAGAACtttacaacaacagcagcaactacTACTGTCTTTATGATCATCACGGAAACGATAAGGATAGTCATTACCATCACTTGATCGTTTTTCGATCCGTGCAATACTGGGAAATCCCTTGAACTCCAGAAGATGAGGATAATCAACAAGCAAGTGCTTCTGATGCTCGTCTGTTCTACTTTTAGCTGGTAGTTGAATGAACTGAAATTTCTCATCATGGAGATTGAACGACATTAGCATCTCCTTCTCATTACTATTAGCAGCATGACTATCATCTGATCCTTCCAAAGTTACTATTACCTTCCAGACCAAAAATCAACCGTTGGTGCTGCTAGTGGTGCAGAATATGGCTTATTTGTCACTACCAGTGGGCGCTCTTATCTTCGTAATAGGACGACCGCCATGCCCTGATATTGGCGTGGTTGTAGCACTGACATCTCTCCATGATTTAGTTCCCAATGTAAACACCACTTAGTTAAGCTCCTTTTGAAGAGTACGAAAGATACTTACAACCTTGTACTCGTTAGCTACGCGATCGAACCCAAATCCATGACAGATGATGCGGGCCTGGGAGACGAGTTTCCCAACTCCGGCCGGATAGAAGATATAGAGATAGTCTTTCCTGTTAGGGTCAGAAATTATGTAACCAGTTGAGTAATCACCCACAAATGCCATACAAGGTAGACCATTACAGTAACCAACAAGCTCTGATATACCGCTATGAGTGTGATGAACTCGAAACATGTCAAATTTAAGAGGATTTTCCGTACCATATAATCCAGTAGTAAATTTGAAAAAGTGACAACCATAAGTAGCCTCACCCGTGTTTTCAGTATCCCCATCCCTGACATCTAAAAGACTAAAGATAACACGAGGCTGCTTCTTGGATTGAAGGAAGTGAGAATGAGTAAAGCATTTACGAGCAATATGAATGGAGTTATACCAGAGTTTGGAAACCTGAACAGACTTTAGCAGCGCCGGGACTGGAAGCTTGGTTAAAATTTGTTCCACAATTAGATCATGAGGAAGGTACTTCTTTCTTCTATatgctcttttcttctttatctccATCAATTTCGACGTGGTATCTGTTGTACGATCACTTCCAGAATTTTTTCTTCTACACGTCTCCATTGCAGTTGACGTATCACCTCCACAATCTCTTCTTTTTAGTGACATATTCCTCATCTCCGCCAGTGTCAGAGTGGTGGTGGTGTTTCTATCACGCAACCAGGAAAATCGGATGGGTAGTATCTCCATCACTGCTGCCGATGGATTTGTTGTATCACCTCCACAATCTTTTCTTCTACATGTCTCCATTGCTGTTGACGTACCACCTTCACAATCTTTTCTTATACATGTTCTTTTCTTCTCTGTCGTCTCCATCAGAGCTGCCGGCGTATTTGCTGCATCACCTCCACAATCTCTTCTTTTTAATGACATATTCCTCAGCTCCGCCAGTgtgggagtggtggtggtggtggttctatcACGAAGCCAGGAAAATCGGATGGGTGGTGTCTCCATTGTCATAACTTAATAATTAATGATGGAGCTAGCTGCAGGCTTCCTAGATTATAAGAATGTACAGATTGATTATTCTTACTTAATGGATAAATGAATTCAATAACACAAATTGATGTTCAAACAAATAGCAGCAGAAACCGATACAACAGCATataatttgaaggaaaaaaaaaggtaagGAGTTGAAATTGGAATACGACATTACCTGGAAAGCATCTCAAGTAAGGAAATTTCCCAAAAATTACTTGTTGTGATTTGAGAGACGAACCCTAATTGCAAAAAAGGAATCAGTAAAGAGGGCATTTAAATTTGAGTAAACCCTAAACTCTAAAAGAAGTTAAAATTGAAATTGGAGTTGGAATAGGAAATACGAGATTACCTGGGAGAATGATTGTTTAAGAAAGAACGCCAATGATATGTATtaggatcatcatcatcatctagaATGGATTTTGGCTGAAACGAATTTAGAATCATCATCTTCTTAGATCTGCTTGGTGCTGAAACCGATTCGTTTCCTCTCGTACTCAGATGAATGTTTTTGATTAATCCGGTACAGCTTCTGATGAACTCTGAACTCGAAAGTGTGCGACTGTTTCAATAGCGTCTTTATCTTGGGTTCTTTTGGGGGACCCACTTAGTATTAATGACCGCCTTGGGGCAATTGCCCCTGGTTGTCTACTTAAAAGACTAATTATGCGCACGTTCAAAATAAGATTTTCAATTTTCTTCGTCCCTTCTTATCTTTAATTCTGGTTATTTCGATTGTGGACGAATTTCGTACGAGCACTAATACTACTTGCATCATAACAGAAACAGGTTACTTGAATATAGATACTAAATTTTTTGTTTGTATACaatgaaattttattaaaatgcTGAAAGGCCATTACAAGATGGCATGTGATACCCGTAGGATCAAATACAGTTGGACCGATATGGCAAGAAATCGTAGTAACATGGTATTGAAGCTAAATGCGAGCAATATTCTCGAGATCCAAATTGCAGCAGGGTAGTTGGAATTAGCGAGGATGAGGTTATTAAGGCTCCGCGGGACTTTGAACGAACGCTTTCCACAAGAATGGTTGTATTTTTGATGAACACATGTTATGTCGCTAAGAACTTGGTTGTTAGTGATGTGGTTCCTTGTAATTGATCAAGATGTTGACTAGGCCCTTGTCTCGAGATGATGCTGAGTATTGCTCAATTGACTTCTTCCTACCTTCTTGTTTAACGGCTTTGTCCATAACTTCAAACCGCGTCTTTATATTTGAGTgtgtgttgatgaagaatccAATTTCTTCCCTCGAAAGATGAAGCTAATAAACACAACTGTAAATAAAAACTAATACTACTATTAAAGTTCTTACAAAtactaaaactaaaaaaaacacaAGATGGAACACATACTAGATTGATGTAAACCAAGGTAATTAAAAGAGTACAACTTCGCTTAAAAAGTAAAAATAACTAAATTGAGAAACAACTTGTCGAATTCCCCAGACGGTTCGCATACCTTGAAATCTATTAAGGCTAATTCCTTGTCTGAGGAAGAGAAGGCACTGAAAGAGGTGAATCTGGAATTCAGTTCATGATAATTGGTATCAGCCGGTTACAATCCTGATTCCCAGAGTTATGGCTGGAGGTGTTGATAAACCTTCAACAGTGAAGGATGTTGTTATTGTTCTACAGATTCAAGAAGATCGATTACAGACCTTAGAGGATACGGTTAAGAACCTGTCCACTGAAGTTCGTTCTTTTTCTACAGATATGGCTTCTGTTAAAGAATCCTTGGATATTATTGTTCAATTCTGTCAACAACTGGGTGGTAATGTAGTTACTCCGGCAGCTTCATCAGTTGGAGCATCACAATCTCAGGATAATGAATTGATTTGCAAATCTGGTAAATTCTCTAAACACCCTAGGATTGATTTTCCTAGATTTGATGGGTCTAATCCTAGAGGTTGTATTCGTAAATGTGAAAGGTATTTTAAGCTTAATTAAGTAGAAGATGTTCATAAAGTAGATATGGCTTCCATTCATTTTGATGGTAAAGCAGATTCATGGTTTTTAGACTATCAGGAGGGTAAAATTCTTATCGATTGGCTTCAATTTTCTTCTGATGTTTGTTGTCGTTTTGAAGATGTTGCTTATGATAATTATGTGGGTATATTTAATAAATTTTCTCAGCTCACAACAGTTGAGGATTATTATGAACGTTATGAGTCATTAAAAGCTTTAATGAAGGATCGCAATCCATCTCTTTCTGGTGCTTATTTTACAATGAGTTTTATTAGTGGTCTCAAGGAAGAAATTTGTAATCCAGTGAAGATGTTTAAACCCACTTCAGAAACTGATGCATTCTATCTTGCTAGAATGCAACAAGCTTCTGTAGATTTTCAGAACAAACGTTTTTAAAATTTTCCTAAACCATTTCAACCTTCACCTACTACATTCTCTCATATACCATCACCTTCTAAACCAGCTCTGCCTTAGCTTACTAATATTCCAAAGCCATCCTTCTCTAATACAAAACCATTTGTAACTCACCCTAGTACACCTATCAAAGCTACTACGTCTAGTCCTCCTATTCGGAGATTAACACCTGTTCAAATGAAAACTAGACGTGATCAAGGGATATGTTATAACTGTGATGATATAAACCATGGAACTTCTGTAAATCGCAACAACTGTTTATGTTGGTGGCAAAAGAAGCTTCCTCTCATTCTTCTGTGGATGATCTTGAAGAAGATACCACCTCTCCTTCATCACCTATTGAATCTTCTATGAAGATATCACTACATGCGGTGACAGGGGTTGTCACTCAAAACACCATAAGGGTACCATGTATTCTACATCTGAAGATATTTTGGTCTTGATAGAGACTGATAATACTCATATCTTTGTGGATTCACAATTAAATGAAAAGTTGCAGTTACCCATTATACCCACATGCCATATGTTAGTCGCTGTTGCTAATGGTGATACGACAATAAGTAAGGTTATATGTTCTGAATTTATTTGTAGTATGCAGGGTTATCAGTTCTGTGGTGATTTGAGAGTTCTTCCACTAGGAGGTTGTCACATGGTATTGGGAGTTGATTGGTTGAAACAATTGGGTGATGTGATGTTTAATCTAGCTGATCTCAAGGTTTATTTTATCCACCAGGGGCAACAAATAAATCATCAAAGTACTTCTTccattccatctttcaatttaaTCAGTGGTAGTTCCTTTATGAAATTTTTGAAAGCCAATACTCCTACTATTATTGGCCAATTTTTCTCCATTTCCACCATGCCTTTGGTACCAATTCCACCTGAGATCAATACAATTTTAGATTCTTTTCAGATGTATTTGATAAGCCaacatcattacctcctccaaggGAATTAGACCATAAGATacctttaaaaccaaattcaaCTCATATTTCTCAGAAACGATATAGATGTCATTATATCCAGAAGGAAGTTGTAGAAAAGTTGGTTCAGGACATGCTTAATACTGGGTTGATTCAAGAGAGTCATGGTCCTTTTTCTTCACCTATCTTACTCATTAAGAAAAAATATGGCTCTTGGAGATTTTGTGTAGACTATAGGAAGCTGAATGATATCACAATTAAAGACAAGTTTCCTATTCCTTTAATTGAAGAGTTACTAGATGAATTTAAAGGAGCAATCATTTTTACAAAGATTGATCTGACTTCTGGTTATCATCAAATCAGGATGGATTTATCTGACATTTTCAAAATTGGTTTTAGAACACATCAGGGTCATTATGAGTTTAGAGTTATGCCATTTGGCCTTACAAATGCACCGCCTACTTTTCAATCTCTCATGAATACCATCTTTAAACCTTACTTAAGGAAGTTCATCTTAGTCTTTTTTGATGAAATTTTGGTTTATAGTAAGTCTGTGGAAGAACATGTACTACACTTGTCACAAACTTTGTCACTCTTGAGAGCACATTCCTTATTTGCCAACAAGAAAAAATGTTGTTTTACTCAACCTCAGCTGGATTATTTGGGTCATCTTATTACTTCAT
Proteins encoded in this window:
- the LOC113339513 gene encoding uncharacterized protein LOC113339513, translating into MASIHFDGKADSWFLDYQEGKILIDWLQFSSDVCCRFEDVAYDNYVGIFNKFSQLTTVEDYYERYESLKALMKDRNPSLSGAYFTMSFISGLKEEICNPVKMFKPTSETDAFYLARMQQASVDFQNKRF